The following nucleotide sequence is from Citrus sinensis cultivar Valencia sweet orange chromosome 6, DVS_A1.0, whole genome shotgun sequence.
TGGCTTTAAACCGTTGCAGACGGTAGAATCCAAGTCAActgataaaatcaaatcaatgtCGGGGTAGTGGGGTTGATTAAACTCACCGTGGAAAACACGATGGAGAAAATTCAATCTGCTTTTAATTGCACACCTTACTAATGAGCGGTCATAATACTGCTGCTATCTTCTTATATATAATGCCGAGGCTTAGTGCTCCAAACagtcttaaaattaaaacccacaataaattttctcttttacaaAACATCCATTCCATCCTTGATgatctttctcttctttttcttcaatttattttcgcataataattaattaataatcatgGCAAGGCCAGTTATTGACCTCCCCAAGCAAAATCTTCAATTTCGGTCGACACCCTTTTCCTTGCTCTTTGCTCTAATCGCTGTCTTGTCTGTGTTTTCTTTGGTTACATTTCTCTGTGCTTCTCATCGCAGAGCAAAGAACTCTCTCAAAGCTGAAAAGGAAGGAATGAGTTCCCAGCCATCCAGTGAGATGAGGCTTCTTACGAAACTGAACAGTAATATTAGCGGCAAAGCTCATCATTTAGTGAAGTTGATCTCATGGAAGAAAGTGCAAgtagaagatgaagatgatgacgCCGTCTGGAGAAGAACGATCATGAGGGGAGAAAGGTGTCGGCCTTTAGATTTTTCCGGGAAAATTGAGTATGATTCTGAAGGAAATCTGTTGCCTGACTCTTGACTCAACTCGTCCCAATAATATTAAGTGCAAatagaagatgaagatgatgacgCCGTCTGGAGGAGAACGATCACAGGGGAGAAAGGTGTCGGGCTTTAGATTTTTCCTGGAAAATTGAGTATGATTCTGAAGGATATCTGCTGCCCGACTCTTGACTCAACTCGTCGCAATAATATTAAGTCCATAGTTTGATCGCAAAAATGTAAGAAAATTGATCAAAGGAACATTAACTTTTTAgtcttttctaaattttggtTCTCGATGTCCTCTGCGTTAATCACAAGTCAATCCTTCCACAAGGAGACTATGGACTTACATTGGAATGCATACGTTTCATTTTGTatctaattttctctctccCAATATATGAATGGACAGATTGGTTAATTCACTCTACTGTTGtcattagttaattaattgaattttgtgCAAACAACtagattattctaaaatttataaataaataaataaataaataactaaggACTTAAATCTAAATTATCCTGGTACAGACGCGGGGTGTGATTAAATAAACAGTGGTATGGAGTGAATTTTATGCCATTCAAGCCCACTTACTTGGTTATTTGGATTTCAGTTTTGGGTACTGAATTGGGTCGAGTTGGCtggttttagtttttcttGCGCATCAAATGTCACTGTTTTCTTGGATAGGACttgctttaattaattatgagacgTCGTTTTCTCAGAAACCAAGCGATCATGACATCCACAAGATATTAGCCTAGTGATCAcgaaataattacattaagaCTACATTTCAAGCATTACAGGCATTTTATGGTGTCCACGGAAAACCAACCTTTGAAAAgttcaaatatataatttcattttccgAAGACTAATTCTAAATTGGCACTTGGCAGTCACCTCGAGTGAGCTTGACATGATCCAATAATCGCCcgataaaaacataataataagacTGTGGTATAGTACCTCAGTAGTTGGATTTAATTTCTCACCATAATTGGATTAAAACCGTAGCTGAATccaatttactaaaatattctttattaattattgtcctttgatattaatgataatttttaaaaaattaataacaaaattaataataaataaataaataataataataattgaaatagaaataattaacaacaataataatagaaataattaataataattgcattaataaataataaatcgaAACAGAGCTGTAAATCAGAATCGGTGCAACGCGACGACGGAATTGAAGGTATGGGACGGAGGCAATTGACGAAATGAGGCAGTTAATGAAGAAGCGAGGTAGCGGAAGACGAGCACGAGGGTGAAAACGACGACGATGGTGGATTGCAGTGTGACGAGCGACGGAGATGACGTGTGACAAAGCTACTCAAGTCAATCGACGTCTTGTAgttttaaagagagagagagaccgACAGCTGTTGCAGATGGAGAGAGAGATTTTGGTTGGTTTTGttcgtctttttttttttttttttggtgggaaCCGTGGACAAAATTGGGATTATAATGtttggtgggggggggggggggtggggttGTGGAAAACCATCATTACATGGAATGGAGTTTTCATTCCCATGCCTTGGCATGAACTACAACTCCaataatcaattcaaaatttgtgtGAGTCCCAtgtaattcattttaatttaataagtaaacaaaatttttattctaattccTCCTTTCTGATTTTCGtttaaatttagtaaacacaacataaaATTCATGCCTCGCAATCTTTATATATAGTTTCCGTTCGAATCCCAATAAGAGGGGGACTCATTATATACCTCCCTATAAATGAGAGTTTGAgacatatataataaattatatatatctttGGAATTCTAATCCGTGAATGATTCAGCATCAGACTAAAAATCATGTGGTTAATCTCCACACATCCAACCACTTGGGGCTTAGCCCAAGTGGCTAGAGCCGCTCCCTCACAAATGTGATGAAAGTGGTTTGAAACTCCGCAGACGCattgtatgaatttaatttaaatgtccTTTCTTAGAGTTTAAGAACTTGAGTGAAGGCAGTCTTTCTCCCAACTTGGGAAAAAGACTGCCTACACTCAAGTTCTGAAACTCTAACTTGacgtccctcgaatatttgagagaattaaaaatttaaacagtGTCATATCAGCATTAatgtcaataaattttaatatatatatatatatgattgtacatattaattatactctcatgtaatatgaattataatttaaacaatagccttatgtcataaaaaaataaaaaaaaaattctccacACATCCAGTATTTAGTGTCTCTATAGTTCGATGTATTAAGTTTCTGAACGTCACATCGATCGTagcctttttttctttttccctgtCGTATTGATCCATCATTGCGTAACTTTCCACGTCAAGTccttattatcaaattttatcaactaGCTAAGATGATAGGAAATTGCTAAGGATTATGCACCATACGTTAATCTCATAATGATTATGAGGAAcacaaaagtaaaattaacagaaattatatatttgttattgATAGCAACTGTCAAATCGATGTATGGTATACAGTAATGTTCTATAACAAATTtgttatcataattataattatgttattaatCTCATAATGTATTATTCCCGAACTCACTCAAATTTGTTTGCAAAAATTCTCCCCTTGCAAGTAATGTTCTTGGTCTCAGGTGAGcctagtattttaaatttaaatccaTTTCGAATTGCACGTAAATTTAGTATTGAGTAAAAATCTTGTGGATACTcgtgttaaaaaataattagattaaatttaattatttttctcatcgatcaataaagaaattaattccacaatCATTAAATACaaggtctttttttttttaaatatgtttgtacttagaatgctaaatcataacagtagtattaaaaatagtacaatctcaaaaatcatcaattgaatttaagataagtagagttttattattcattgagttataatctctagtagttaagattttttgtgcttcattaacgtaccaataataatattatcattaaatttgattatttttagcatttttagggtgaaattgtaattttcgttttagaggtgaaatgatcattttttaaagttttcgttagttttcttaatggATTCCAAatggaagtggaaaagtgaaacaaaatataactttaggtggattccagcaaaaaaaaaaattgtgtatttttgaaaaagttagaaaaaacgggtggacggtgaatatttccctttttttaattagctgTCAACTGTAGTTGTTCAAATTCTACTTGTTAATATTGTTGGTaattcttataaattaattaaaatatgatattgATTTTAGTGACAATGATTTGCCgatgacaaaaatattttgtgttatattgatatattttatgtttttgttttaatgttaaaactttaatttctcatttataCTAGTAAAATCTAGATTTGAGTATTTTATGCAGATTTTTCAGGCCactgttataaatttatagtttaaattacataatttacatttttaggcattattaaaagtatttttttaggGCAATTATCAACCAACCACCtatttttttgaacttttaaaaaaatatacatatcttttttttgtgGGGGCTAATTTTCCACCTGAAGTTACAAAAAtgtatcatttttccattgCCGTCTAAACTTCATAAGAGAAGTTAATAGAATATTcataaaatgaccattttatccccttaatgtaaaattactatttctccctaactaaataaaaaaataaattacttcaaattttctttgcaATTTAAACATTAGATAATaagttaaacaaaataatctaaaatagttttgcattttttccctctttctaCCACATTTAAACAACGTTGATTTTTACTATATAtgtgaaatgacaattttactcATATGACATCAGCAAGGTTATAACAACATTCAAACGGAAGTAGAAAagtgcaagaaaatgaaacttCAAGTGGAAatcagccaaaaaaaaaaaagatatgtatattttttaaaaagttcaaaaaaataagtagttggtggataatttctcttttttatttgtgattttatatGTGAGAAATTGCAAAAAATCCACTACAAGCCGTAGGTGgatttgataattattaaaaccCACAAggaacatatttaaaaaaaaacacacacaatgGGTTGTAGGcgaatttgataatttaaatttgttatgaGTGCATGTTTGGTAATGATAAACTTGCAGTAGATGATaaccattgccatccctatccaacagtgaaaaaattaaataaataccaCATTTTAGCTTCTGTAAcctatatattattttgtaacaaATAACAACTCTCAATAATTGTCTGTAATTGAAAAAACCTAGTTATAGTAAGAATTTACATAGAGATGGATactaatagaaaaaatattcatgCTGCGTTTTCCTCCATTTGATCAACTCCATCAATTGCTATTGCGAGGCCACATTTAAATGAATTTCTTCTTCCGTGGGGACAAAACTTACTCGCTTATTCTGCAAAATTGGATAAAACAGAATAAAACTATTAATACAATAAGCATATATAAGAATGTAGAGGCATTGTCATCTAAGTGAGgatatattatttagaatttgtCGTTCCgattataattaaacaattaaatgaattttccGATATATAAAGTCTAAAGAGGTGTGTCATGTGTGTACTTCTCATACAGCCATGTGAGGCTACGATGATGATAGCgattttgtttttcacttcaatttttgGGTGTCACAATTTGACTGAGATTCTTATCTTCCCTTCATTAATGAGACAAGTGGGGGAATAGGACAATATTTAGGCTTATCAAAAAATTCTAAAGTCGTATGCGGCTCTtctttattctctaattcaagtTGCCGTCGGAGCTCGGAGGCTCACGAGTGGTCTTTAAACagtcttatttatttaattgttcatttaagtttaaattttaaaaaattaaataataaaaattgatttaaatgtTACCAACCCTTCAACTTCTACCTGTACATGCGTATATACACAAAGTCTTAAGGTTGGTGATGTCTGGAACCGTGTCATCTTCATggccatttttttaatctttcctTCTATTAATGGCAAATCTTTGTATATTAATACTTTGATATGCActaattaacaaaaagaagTCACACCGAAGACTGAAGAgaaagattaataattaattaatcttatcTTTGTTTGCTTTATTAAGTATTATTACCATCTCTATCTGTTAACCAACGGTGGTTATAGTTAAAGTATTGGTATCAACAATGTATGCATATGCCGATGatcataaacaaaatttagggtgaacaaaaaaaaacaaaaaaaacaaaaaaagcaaTGGATTTATAAATTGGTATGCTTTGACACAATTTGTCTTCTAAAAAACGAGGCATTCAGAAATAATGGAGTCATATTTGTTTGCTTATTTAAATCACCACCTAAATTTATGGTTAAGTTTTAAGACCTATTCGATCTTTAGTTtcctattattttaaattaatatagcaaaaatcacaaatttaaTCACGGGCTAAGCTTACAGTAAATAGtaaatagtaaattaaaatttagtatttgCACCACAAAGAGTCTCCTCAAAATCAGGTTTGTGCCGGCTAGAAACATGAGATACTTCTTCAATAGTCAATCCAATACGCAcatggaaaataattaatttcaaagcaAAGGAAACATACCTCACGCGCCTTAAAATCTCTTCTGACGCCACCTTGACCCGCCTTCCATTCCTCCTCCGGCCGAAGCTCACCACTGTAGCAACGTCCGCCGCCGCCGCCTCCACCGGATTTTTCCACATAAAGATCAACAATCTTTTCAGCCACCTCTCCATCATTTGCACTCTCTTCCATCAACTTCTCAACTTGAGCCCTAGGCAGCCTCATTTTGACCCTCATCTGACCCGTCCCCGGTCCCCGTGCCACCTCACTGCCGTGGCTCGACCTTACATTAACCGCAGTAAGATCCGAAACCGCCCTCCTTGACAGCATCAAGCACTCGAGCCTGTCCTTAGCGCTCATCTGAATCCCAGAACGCACTCTTCTCGTGATCTTTTCCTCATCAGGAAGCTTGGGCAGCTCCACCAAGAAATATACTTTCTTGGGCTTAAGTTGTTGCCGTGGCTCCAAGGGTTTTGCCCTAATGCCAAAATGCTTCACAGCTTCTGAATCCAATAGAACATAACCTGGGTAGTCTTTAACAACTTCACTAGCCTGAATTGgagtctttaattttattgtttctcCATCAATCTTCATCACTTTTGCTTTCCTTCTTCCACCTATTGTGTTCCCCATATCTTAATACTTTATTTTGAATGCGTTGGAGcttgttaattatgatttgCAATTTAAATGCAAATTTCGTGAGGTGTGAATCTGAGGAAATTCTTTGGGATTATTGTGTTATTGAAAGGCtataattgattgattgattacACAAGTGGGAACGGTAACTCTCTTCTGTTCAGGAAATTCCATGTAGAGTTTGGTtgcattataaataaaatagggCAAgtgctctttttatttaatccctataattttactttattacttAATTGGAccttgaatttttaaaattacctaAAAAGTCtatgttaaattgttaattgtaATGTACATGTTTCCTTCTAAatccatttatttatatcttaTCTAAACATGTTGCATATTTAAATTGgaagaaatatcaataaaaaattcagatcCAACAGTTATGAAAGTAAATACAATAgcgatattttaaaaaatatatggacTTAActgattaattgatttaaatgATAGGGGCTGAAGAAgcatttattcaaaataaataataataataataattttattgaagaaATAATTGGTCGTTATGTTTGAAAAAGGAACCGTCCTCGTCGCCTTTGAAGATGGTCCCGTCTACCGAACGGTGTCTTTATTCTTTTCACATCTTAATAAATGTGAAGATGAGGGCTTGTGGGACTAGACACGGTGTGCTTTCAACTTTTGGAATGGATAAGAACAATGAAAAGATATTTTTGGCTCTACACTAGCAGTCTTATCTGCAGTTGCTGTATTCATTACCTTCGTGTGTAAAACGAGTTTCGGATCTCAGATGTAGTTCGAATCTTCacttttttgtgtttttttttttgggttcgaATGCAAGTTTATTAGTATTGAAATacatttctttattctttattgATTTAACGAGTAATTAGGAATGCATTTTTCAATAACTTAGTCCTCTCTCCATTGATGTGagcaggattattttcaaaatttaccgCTTCACTTAAATTGCAGTGGGAGTATTGTTATATggattaatattatatatatcagCAATTAAACTTGTTAATTTGGTTAATTACATTAAGAGAGACTTTTAGCAATGAgagttaatgaaaaaaaatatagggtAATGATATATATTTCTCAAGTTTGgcaaaaacaatatattaattcaaaCACTCTATGCTATCTAGCTAGTGACATAAATCATTTGAAGAAATATAtgcgtgtgtgtgttttaattcTTATCTAGTGCGGGcgcctatatatatattcatactGACATACTTTTAAGTCATGcagtttaataaatttgtattttaatattattaaaccaCATGACTTTATATTGCATTAAAAATAACTCTATTACGCtgcacaacaaaaaaaatgagaacgCCCACAGAGAAGATATATATTTAGCTTTCTCCTGCAATGTCATAAAATTTCAGGAACTTTTGTCACTTTGTATTGTGTAAAAACAAGTTGTCTTCTTCTTGTGTGCTTTAATggagaatattttatttataatatttgaaagtaaatttgattatgttttattataacattaattttaactgCATCAAAATATAACTGATTTAAGAGATTCAACTTATTTATGAGATAAGTCATCCTTCAATAAATGggtgatgcataaaaataaaatttaaatgttagGATCattgatattattaataaaataattaaggatGCACATCAATAGAGACATTTAGTCTTAGGAATTGaagttttaatataaaataattcacaTTTGTCAATAACACCAAAGATAATTAAGGGCTTGTTTGggttatttttgaaagactcaaaagtgattttgaaaattaaaaagttaattttagtgttgggtaaattatcttaaaaatcattttagataaaatcaatattggAGAATGAAATATTGATCACAGCAGCAATTTCTTTTGcccttttatttcaaaattttcaatgtcGGATAAAATCAATACTCTGCCGTgcaatatataaaaatcatcaattagttaaaaaaaactcaactATTGAGATTCTTAATATTGCCCTTATAAAAATCTCGAACAATTGATTAAGCGTAATGGTTGTTAATGAATTGACTCGGTcgataacaaaacaaaacgaaATTAAATCGAGAATCGATTTGTTGTGTAAGCTTCttgttgattaataaaatcttacaGAGTCTTGTCCCCTAAAATCTTATTGGCATGCAATGTGTtactgaaattaattaagttccCAACAAACGCATGATGCGTgttaaagtataaaaataaattaggagTCATCAATCGAGCGAATCACGGATTCAAGGTCTATCATTTAAATGTGAAATTGGTTATATAATTGgattattgggtttaattatcgtgatttaatttgtttttgtacCCAAATGGTTGAAATTGATGTCATGCAGTCTAGGCAAAGTTTCTAGAGAATTTGACCAAGTGACTACTATGTTACACCGTACATGGTGATGcgtgtttaaaaaaaaaagaaaaataatcgaACAGCTTCGTTGGAAAACTATGTATCATCCACTTAATtaatgggaaaaagaaaataaacgcAAGTCATTCAAGAGAACTTGtgatattatttaatactttACAGATGATGCGTGTCCGTGGAACAAGTCTTAAGATTGAGACATTGAGTGTACGAATTAATCTCCgtgctttttttaatttattgaaaaaataataatgtcgattcttaaaaaaaaaaaaaacaatataaccACCAAAAATGTTATAGAATAGATTATATGTTAAGTTATATAGATATATTAAATTGTAGATTGCAATCCCTTTCTTATAATCAGTTGTATTTAGTTGTTAACGTACGGATTACttttcagaaaaataaaaccaagaaaattctctgaatttaattattatatatttctaaaatgtcaaaattttataaaagtttaatgaaaatagaaagaaaggAATTGCTGAAATTAACTATTGCAgacattttataattaattaagagacgCGAATTACTTTCTTTGTCTGATGGCTGTTAATCGCCTTATCGTTAAAATTGAAGTTGAATTTTTCCGTATGCCACTAagataacatatatatttttatatattttagaataaatttctCATACTAAATTTTTGTGCAACTAGTAGTAAACTTGCAAATATTGAAGGTCATGGATGGtaattctcttttatttatttttattaatttcggCAAGAAAATAGTATTaacttagaattttatttttctttattattgaagACACGTAAGTTCGAGCCTGTCGGGCAATTTTATTTGATCAAACTttctaaaaaatgatttaatcgAACGCCGTCTTTGACTGACTAGGGACAAGCTTCATTAAAGATTCAATAGCAATGCATGGTAAACGGACAGTAACCTCGTCTTATTGGTCATAATTAAAGAGGATGGCTAATGAGAATTAGCCAAATGCTCCAGAAACCACGCTAGAAAAGACACATTAATGGAATTATTGTGAAACGTAGAAAATCACAAATCAGATAGTCACATAGACAAGTAAAGCTGTAAAGAATAGAAATCAAAATGATATTTGTTCAAAGTAAAATTTGACTAAAGAAATTTAACTCGAAGACGAAAATCAAAGGGTTTTATCGAACTTATGTTTctttgaatgatcaaacttgaaatatcactgtaaaaaagtaaaattgatttatgtttttacAGTATCAATTAcctttaatttgatttaagtTAGGTTGCTGAGATTGGTAATTGCTCGTGTTACTAGGGTGCATTCGAGGTTACCTTGTACTTGTTATTTGTACTTCAATTTAAACGCCAAAGAAAATGGGTTAGCTGATGTTGATTTAGCATACAAATTGACTTTGTCACAAATCAAGCACACCAAAAATGACTGAATTAATGTTATGATGTATAGATAATAGACAAACTCTTATGAGTTCAATGATCAAGAAAGGACCAAATAAAAACATCTGATGATGGCGTgcataaataattaactttatgGTTCAACTAGACTACGCATACAGAAACATCTAATCAAATGAATGGCAAAGCACATATACGGTGCAATATAGCATAAACATGGATAAATGACTTGCTAATAAATGAAGAATAATGCGCCTCAACATGTTTTTTGAGCACTAGCCAATTTAGAGCACCTTTGAGCCTTCATAAGAGGTTTATGAGGGTTAGTTTCAGTacttcctcaattatcaatataattgagtggagacagtctctcccttacgaaatgtgaATGGAGTAGGCACCCTTCGAATATTAGAGaatgtttaaaatatatggatAAGTGCTTTAGTGTGTCAATGTATAGCCGTGGTCCCAGTTATATAGTATGATTGTacatattaattgtaatgttTGATGTAATGCTAGTAACATCTATGTATAATAGacttcaaaaaaagaaaagaaaaaaaagagcacCTTATGTATGGCTACAAGTCCAATGACAATTTTTGTGCATACTGGATCGATGATACAAGCAAAAAACTATGATATATGCTTCTAGAAAAATGTATACATTTAGTGATTCTAATTTGAATAGAAGTGcaaaagaatttttagagtaattttgattaatattAACACTGCATACACTCGTACATCTACTTATGCATGTTGTGGCATAATTGtcgtaataattaaaatctaactCAATGGTTGAgagttaattatctttaatctATACACTTAATCCGATATTCATTCTTAGTCGATGTGGGATAATATCactaatttaataattgaatgtGGAAAAAGGGATGTAATCTCGTTGGTGATCGCAAAATCAAACTTTCTCTCCCTTTTATTCATGAGATATCACAAGAAATTAAGACAAATTgggcaataaataaaattaaccttCATTGTTGATGAAGAGTAAGACGTTGAAGAATTCCTAATTAgattattgatatttacaaggtttgagaatattttaattaatgtatagTTGGTTGTCTATTTagagttttattgtttagttattttttatttgagttgTATTAATCCTAATTTAGGCAAGAGTCTTGAGTTTAAGTcactataaatatatatcttttGTAACTTTAATAgcaattattttgattattattgaatttcacTTTTAGACTTTGTGTGAGTTTTGTGCTTATGTTATTTCTCAGTCTTCTAAGGAATCAGCAAGTTGTAATACATAAATTGCCGGATATTCTAAGAGT
It contains:
- the LOC107177554 gene encoding uncharacterized protein LOC107177554, whose amino-acid sequence is MARPVIDLPKQNLQFRSTPFSLLFALIAVLSVFSLVTFLCASHRRAKNSLKAEKEGMSSQPSSEMRLLTKLNSNISGKAHHLVKLISWKKVQVEDEDDDAVWRRTIMRGERCRPLDFSGKIEYDSEGNLLPDS
- the LOC102609580 gene encoding uncharacterized protein At1g66480; this translates as MGNTIGGRRKAKVMKIDGETIKLKTPIQASEVVKDYPGYVLLDSEAVKHFGIRAKPLEPRQQLKPKKVYFLVELPKLPDEEKITRRVRSGIQMSAKDRLECLMLSRRAVSDLTAVNVRSSHGSEVARGPGTGQMRVKMRLPRAQVEKLMEESANDGEVAEKIVDLYVEKSGGGGGGGRCYSGELRPEEEWKAGQGGVRRDFKARENKRVSFVPTEEEIHLNVASQ